A window of Fibrobacter sp. contains these coding sequences:
- the cobA gene encoding uroporphyrinogen-III C-methyltransferase, producing MSGAGKVYLIGAGPGDPGLLTLRGKAIIEKADVVVYDRLVSPAILGFCNPNAKMVDVGKMPTHHKVKQSEINKLLVQFAVEMPGATIARLKGGDPFVFGRGGEEALELVSAGIEFEVVPGITSAISVPAYAGIPVSHRGIATSFHIITGHERAESNGELSLDFEALAKCPGTLIFLMGIANMDFIARRLMECGKDPKTPLAFIEKGTTPYQRTVMATLETAGETIARENVTAPAITIMGGVVELGKTLAWKKNLPLSGKRLVVTRAAKQSSGITAKLTAFGAEVIETPMIETRTLECPMVVSHSERSAAESKDLDLRGLVPSMDSIGTKCLQSDRIQVVFEDLKNFDLLAFTSVNGVESFFKQLMAAGLDVRVLAGKKIACVGKITEKTLLERGIRCDYVPEVHTGAGLGKLLRSVVDANGVVLSERSESKDLLEESRILLLQGNLADDTLVEMLPQATRWVVYETLPVKELPEWKREAVASADAVVFASSSAVDNFVKALPGSDMAPESAAMPRFAFCIGPMTEATARKNGFETVSSDETTVDSLVKKIAEYYAR from the coding sequence CGGGGCTGTTGACGCTTCGCGGTAAGGCAATCATTGAAAAGGCTGACGTTGTAGTCTATGACCGTCTTGTTTCACCTGCGATTCTCGGGTTTTGCAATCCGAATGCGAAGATGGTGGATGTGGGCAAGATGCCAACGCACCACAAAGTAAAGCAATCCGAAATCAACAAGTTGCTGGTTCAGTTCGCTGTCGAAATGCCCGGCGCGACTATCGCGCGCCTCAAGGGCGGTGACCCGTTTGTATTCGGGCGCGGCGGCGAAGAGGCTCTGGAACTCGTTTCTGCCGGCATCGAATTCGAGGTGGTTCCGGGTATAACGTCTGCTATTTCCGTTCCTGCGTATGCGGGCATTCCCGTAAGCCACCGCGGGATTGCGACGAGCTTTCATATCATCACCGGCCATGAGCGTGCGGAATCCAACGGCGAACTGTCCCTCGATTTCGAAGCGCTTGCGAAGTGCCCCGGCACGCTCATCTTCTTGATGGGTATCGCCAATATGGATTTTATCGCCCGTCGCCTTATGGAATGCGGCAAGGATCCGAAAACGCCGCTTGCCTTTATCGAGAAGGGAACGACGCCTTACCAGCGCACCGTCATGGCGACGCTCGAAACGGCGGGGGAGACCATTGCCCGCGAAAACGTGACGGCGCCCGCGATTACGATTATGGGCGGTGTCGTGGAACTCGGCAAGACCCTCGCCTGGAAAAAGAACTTGCCGCTTTCGGGCAAACGCCTGGTCGTGACCCGCGCGGCAAAGCAGTCGAGCGGGATTACCGCAAAGCTTACTGCTTTCGGTGCCGAAGTCATCGAAACCCCGATGATCGAAACGCGAACTTTGGAATGTCCTATGGTTGTGAGTCATTCTGAGCGGAGTGCCGCGGAGTCGAAGGATCTAGACCTACGGGGCCTTGTCCCATCCATGGACTCTATCGGCACAAAGTGCCTCCAGAGTGACAGAATTCAGGTGGTTTTTGAAGACCTCAAGAACTTCGACCTGCTCGCCTTCACGAGCGTGAACGGTGTGGAAAGTTTCTTCAAGCAGCTGATGGCTGCGGGCCTTGACGTTCGCGTCCTTGCCGGCAAGAAGATTGCCTGCGTGGGGAAGATTACCGAAAAGACGTTGCTCGAACGCGGAATTCGCTGTGATTACGTGCCCGAAGTGCATACGGGTGCTGGCCTTGGCAAGCTCCTTCGGAGTGTTGTTGATGCAAATGGTGTCGTCCTGAGCGAGCGCAGCGAGTCGAAGGATCTATTGGAAGAATCCCGCATTCTGCTTTTGCAGGGCAACCTCGCCGACGATACGCTGGTCGAAATGCTCCCGCAGGCGACCCGCTGGGTTGTCTACGAGACGCTTCCGGTCAAGGAACTTCCCGAATGGAAGCGCGAGGCCGTGGCTTCTGCCGACGCAGTCGTGTTTGCGAGTTCCAGCGCCGTCGATAATTTTGTCAAGGCGCTTCCCGGCAGTGATATGGCTCCCGAATCAGCGGCAATGCCTCGCTTTGCGTTCTGCATCGGCCCGATGACGGAAGCGACTGCCCGAAAGAACGGTTTTGAAACGGTCTCTTCCGACGAAACGACTGTCGATTCTCTCGTCAAGAAAATTGCGGAGTACTACGCCCGATGA
- a CDS encoding NAD(P)-dependent oxidoreductase has translation MKAVLIIAHHCILPGAYKGFEEILDKLHHDLPGTRVASTSLLDLENDLRTLLREDVESVTLLPYLLLNGQHSKNDVPRVVAKLQAEFPQIPITLLPCLGDWKEFADMVVRGLRTAQNDAAHCASHSSSHASHSALRTSNLLSVELNLDGRNVLVVGGGRIALRKVKTLLPTGARITVVAPQIDPELVSLASTNASLTLNTRSYDPQDLRGISLVFICTDKPAVNAQVSNDARARRILVNNACDYQDGDFIVPARMDFGENIAVTVSTQGRAPSLAKKLKQHIQETWREDLEKIEREFK, from the coding sequence ATGAAAGCTGTATTGATTATTGCGCACCATTGCATTTTGCCCGGAGCCTACAAGGGCTTCGAAGAAATCTTGGACAAGCTGCATCATGACCTGCCTGGAACGCGTGTGGCGAGTACGAGCCTCCTGGATTTGGAAAACGATCTGCGCACGCTTTTGCGCGAAGATGTGGAATCGGTGACGCTCTTGCCGTACCTGCTGTTGAATGGCCAGCATTCAAAGAACGATGTGCCGCGCGTGGTCGCAAAATTGCAGGCTGAATTCCCGCAGATTCCGATTACCTTGTTGCCTTGCCTTGGCGATTGGAAAGAATTCGCCGATATGGTCGTGCGCGGCTTGCGCACCGCCCAGAATGATGCTGCACATTGTGCTTCGCATTCTTCATCGCACGCATCTCATTCCGCACTTCGTACTTCAAATCTTCTCTCCGTGGAACTCAACCTCGATGGTCGCAACGTGCTCGTGGTAGGCGGGGGCCGCATTGCGCTTCGCAAGGTCAAGACGCTTTTGCCCACGGGGGCGCGCATAACCGTAGTCGCGCCGCAGATTGATCCGGAATTGGTTTCTCTAGCCTCGACAAATGCATCTCTGACATTGAATACCCGCTCGTATGACCCGCAGGACCTTCGCGGGATTTCCTTGGTGTTCATCTGCACGGACAAGCCCGCAGTGAACGCGCAGGTGAGCAACGACGCTCGTGCCCGCCGTATTCTGGTGAACAACGCCTGCGATTACCAGGACGGTGACTTCATCGTGCCCGCCCGTATGGACTTTGGCGAAAATATCGCCGTTACGGTATCGACGCAGGGCCGTGCGCCTTCGCTGGCCAAAAAGCTCAAGCAGCACATCCAGGAAACCTGGCGCGAAGACCTGGAAAAAATCGAACGCGAATTTAAATAG
- the argS gene encoding arginine--tRNA ligase has product MNSFEQEIAEALAATGSFEKEAALKLISVPPDTSHGNFTIPCFSLAKVMRKAPKMIAEDLAAQVKLPAGLSKVEAVNGYLNFFIDRGFLAKSTLEEIAAKGLEYGHAAPNGKVVCIDFSSPNIGKELAFHHLRSTMIGNSLSRIYKAAGYKVERINHLGDWGTAFGKLIVMYLRENRPTDDATLDSLTVKELNILYAAFSKASKEEPGLEDEARAAFTKLEQGDEFYRKLWIAFRAATLKELMRIYDMMGVGFDHYTGESFFEDKIPAILDELREKNLMVKSQDLDVVMLDEFDLNPCLIRKSDGSTLYATRDLAAACYRKKEYNFDKCLYVVDLGQALHFKQVFHVLKKMGREWYKDMYHIPFGVILQLVDGKWEKGKTRTGTASLLRDVIEAAQKKILEFIDEKNPELENKELIARQIGISALTFNDLKNSRLKDVRFDWDAVMSFEGDTGPYVQNAHVRLCSIMRKAGYTVSIADVDMAQLGDDAAYSLINLLAKKGKKILDAVAADEPSVLAQYALEIAEAAHKFIHEDRVLGSAEEKSRLFLVQATQIVLENVLDLLGLFPIRQM; this is encoded by the coding sequence ATGAACTCGTTTGAGCAAGAAATCGCAGAGGCGCTCGCCGCCACCGGTTCCTTCGAGAAGGAAGCCGCTTTGAAACTTATCTCCGTGCCGCCTGACACCAGCCACGGAAACTTCACCATTCCCTGCTTCTCGCTCGCGAAGGTAATGCGCAAGGCCCCGAAGATGATCGCCGAGGACCTCGCCGCCCAGGTGAAGCTCCCCGCCGGCCTTTCGAAGGTGGAAGCCGTAAACGGCTACCTGAACTTCTTCATCGACCGCGGATTCCTCGCGAAGTCGACGCTTGAAGAAATCGCCGCGAAGGGCCTCGAATACGGTCACGCCGCCCCGAACGGGAAGGTCGTCTGCATCGACTTCAGCTCCCCGAACATCGGCAAGGAACTCGCCTTCCACCACCTGCGCTCTACGATGATCGGAAACTCGCTTTCCCGCATCTACAAGGCCGCCGGCTACAAGGTGGAACGCATCAACCACCTCGGCGACTGGGGTACCGCTTTCGGCAAGCTCATCGTGATGTACCTGCGCGAAAACCGCCCGACAGACGACGCCACGCTCGATAGCCTCACCGTCAAGGAACTCAACATCCTTTACGCCGCATTCTCCAAGGCATCCAAGGAAGAACCCGGCCTCGAAGACGAAGCGCGCGCCGCGTTCACCAAGCTCGAACAGGGCGACGAATTCTACCGCAAGCTTTGGATCGCCTTCCGCGCGGCAACGCTCAAGGAACTCATGCGCATCTACGACATGATGGGCGTGGGCTTCGACCACTACACCGGCGAATCCTTCTTCGAAGACAAGATTCCGGCCATCCTCGACGAACTCCGCGAAAAGAACCTGATGGTCAAAAGCCAGGATTTGGACGTGGTGATGCTCGATGAGTTCGACCTGAACCCCTGCCTTATCCGCAAGAGCGACGGTTCTACCCTCTATGCGACCCGCGACCTCGCCGCCGCCTGCTACCGCAAGAAGGAATACAATTTCGACAAGTGCCTCTACGTGGTGGACCTTGGCCAAGCGCTCCACTTCAAGCAGGTGTTCCACGTGCTCAAGAAGATGGGACGCGAATGGTACAAGGACATGTACCACATTCCGTTCGGCGTGATTCTGCAGCTGGTCGACGGCAAGTGGGAAAAGGGCAAGACCCGCACGGGTACCGCAAGCCTGCTTCGCGACGTGATCGAGGCCGCCCAGAAGAAGATTCTCGAATTCATCGATGAGAAGAATCCGGAACTCGAAAACAAGGAACTCATCGCGCGCCAAATCGGTATCAGCGCCCTCACCTTCAACGACTTGAAGAACAGCCGCCTGAAGGATGTGCGTTTCGACTGGGATGCCGTGATGAGCTTCGAAGGCGATACCGGTCCGTATGTGCAGAACGCCCATGTGCGCCTCTGCAGCATCATGCGCAAGGCCGGCTACACCGTGAGCATCGCCGACGTGGACATGGCTCAACTTGGCGATGACGCCGCATACAGCCTTATCAACCTGCTCGCCAAGAAGGGCAAGAAGATTCTAGATGCCGTGGCCGCTGACGAACCGAGCGTTCTCGCCCAGTATGCGCTCGAAATCGCAGAAGCTGCGCACAAGTTCATCCACGAAGACCGCGTGCTCGGTTCCGCCGAAGAAAAGTCCAGGCTCTTCCTGGTGCAGGCCACGCAGATTGTGCTCGAGAACGTGCTCGACCTGCTCGGTCTCTTCCCCATCAGGCAGATGTAA
- the rsfS gene encoding ribosome silencing factor yields MTIKKQDLPESVTIGASILFELRAQNVQLIDLRGIKDVTDFFLVATCESEAQMQAILNELRKEFKANKLPSVGVEYKEGVRWAVFDAGLDLMVHLFEEEKRNEISLDRLYADGKIVELEENDFVKKTSKKKSSEDELV; encoded by the coding sequence ATGACGATTAAGAAGCAAGACCTGCCTGAGTCCGTAACCATCGGCGCAAGCATTCTGTTTGAACTGCGCGCCCAGAACGTGCAGTTGATTGACCTGCGCGGCATCAAAGACGTTACGGACTTCTTCCTCGTGGCCACCTGCGAGAGCGAAGCCCAGATGCAGGCTATCCTCAACGAACTGCGCAAGGAATTCAAGGCGAACAAGCTCCCCTCCGTGGGCGTGGAATACAAGGAAGGCGTGCGCTGGGCCGTGTTCGACGCGGGCCTCGACCTGATGGTGCACCTGTTCGAAGAAGAAAAGCGTAACGAGATTTCTCTTGACCGCCTGTACGCCGACGGCAAGATCGTGGAACTCGAAGAAAACGACTTTGTGAAGAAGACCTCCAAGAAGAAGAGCAGTGAAGATGAACTCGTTTGA
- a CDS encoding LytR C-terminal domain-containing protein has product MYRKFAKAVHYTFLAGAVCAASLLQGCEDEKKAPTEQIVRSYKGDVEVLNSCGEPGAAAKMRSFLRKNGFDVVSFRNDVLQNYDETIVVLRNPEWEGAQALAKTLQTKNVLTVVSKRSYVDAAVYIGKDFKQIIEPEQGETNDD; this is encoded by the coding sequence ATGTACAGGAAATTCGCCAAGGCAGTCCATTACACCTTCCTCGCAGGAGCCGTATGCGCGGCATCCCTTTTGCAGGGCTGTGAAGATGAAAAAAAGGCGCCGACGGAACAGATCGTGCGTTCGTACAAGGGCGATGTCGAAGTGCTGAACAGCTGCGGGGAACCGGGCGCTGCAGCAAAAATGAGGTCGTTCCTCCGCAAGAACGGTTTTGACGTGGTGAGTTTCCGCAATGACGTTCTGCAAAACTACGACGAGACCATCGTGGTGCTCCGCAACCCAGAATGGGAAGGCGCACAGGCGCTGGCCAAGACGCTACAGACAAAAAACGTCCTCACCGTGGTAAGCAAGCGTTCGTACGTAGATGCGGCCGTATATATCGGCAAGGATTTTAAACAAATAATAGAACCCGAACAGGGAGAAACAAATGACGATTAA
- a CDS encoding SPFH domain-containing protein → MQTSIIVTIAVCAVVFLAMIFVMSYIKAAPDEAIIVSGLRKLPKVIIGRAGLRIPFFERADHLSLQLIQIDVKTGSPVPTKDYINVSVDAVVTAKISDNPDRLKSSAQNFLNKKPEDIRAMIVDILEGNMREIVGRMQLVDLVGDRKQVSELVLENAIPDLEKLGIVVQTFNIQNFEDANGVIENLGVDKTSAIRKAAAISKANAERDISVAQSQAKKDANDAAVAAELEIAQKQNDLAVKKANLQKISDTEKAIADAAYEIQKQTQQKAINVAQAEAEVAKQEKEIEIRERMVAVTEKELQAQIEKKAEADRQAQIQRSEAELFQQQKDAEAARYKEEQRAKAIKQIADAEKEKAFAEAEATKAKAMAEAEATKAKGLAEAEAIKAQGLAEAEALNKKAEAMKLYGDAARQEMQLKTIEKYFEQMPSIAAAIAKPMEKIGNITMYGEGNTAKLTGDITKTLTQVTNGLTDSLGIDLRTVLGSMFGARLAGVAKSDTPQDSGKK, encoded by the coding sequence ATGCAAACTAGCATCATCGTCACAATCGCAGTCTGTGCGGTTGTTTTTCTCGCAATGATTTTCGTGATGTCGTACATCAAGGCGGCTCCGGACGAAGCCATCATCGTTTCCGGCTTACGCAAATTGCCGAAAGTCATTATCGGCCGCGCGGGTCTCAGGATTCCGTTCTTTGAACGTGCGGACCACCTTTCGCTACAGCTCATCCAGATCGACGTAAAGACGGGAAGCCCGGTCCCCACAAAGGACTACATCAACGTTTCCGTTGACGCCGTGGTGACGGCCAAGATTTCGGACAATCCGGATCGCCTGAAGTCTTCGGCCCAGAACTTCTTGAACAAGAAGCCCGAAGACATCCGCGCCATGATTGTCGACATTCTCGAAGGTAACATGCGTGAAATCGTCGGTCGCATGCAGCTCGTGGATCTCGTGGGCGACCGCAAGCAGGTTTCTGAACTCGTGCTCGAAAACGCCATTCCCGACCTCGAAAAGCTCGGTATCGTGGTGCAGACGTTCAACATCCAGAACTTCGAAGATGCAAACGGCGTCATCGAGAACCTCGGTGTCGACAAGACTTCTGCCATCCGCAAGGCGGCCGCCATTTCCAAGGCTAACGCCGAAAGAGATATCAGCGTGGCACAGTCCCAGGCCAAGAAGGATGCGAACGACGCCGCAGTCGCCGCAGAACTCGAAATTGCGCAGAAGCAGAACGATCTCGCCGTGAAAAAGGCCAACCTGCAAAAGATTTCGGATACCGAAAAGGCTATCGCCGACGCGGCCTACGAAATCCAGAAGCAGACCCAGCAAAAGGCCATCAACGTGGCGCAGGCCGAAGCCGAAGTCGCCAAGCAGGAAAAGGAAATCGAAATCCGTGAACGCATGGTCGCGGTGACCGAGAAGGAACTCCAGGCCCAGATCGAAAAGAAGGCCGAAGCCGACCGCCAGGCACAAATCCAGCGTTCCGAAGCGGAACTCTTCCAGCAACAGAAGGACGCAGAAGCCGCCCGCTACAAGGAAGAACAGCGCGCCAAGGCCATCAAGCAGATAGCCGACGCCGAAAAGGAAAAGGCATTCGCCGAAGCCGAAGCCACCAAGGCGAAGGCCATGGCAGAAGCTGAAGCCACAAAGGCGAAGGGCCTTGCCGAAGCTGAGGCCATCAAGGCGCAGGGTCTTGCCGAAGCTGAAGCGCTCAACAAGAAGGCCGAAGCCATGAAGCTCTATGGAGACGCTGCCCGCCAGGAAATGCAACTGAAGACCATCGAAAAGTACTTCGAGCAGATGCCGAGCATCGCCGCCGCCATCGCAAAGCCCATGGAAAAGATCGGGAATATTACCATGTACGGCGAAGGTAATACCGCCAAACTCACCGGCGATATCACCAAGACGCTCACGCAGGTCACGAACGGGCTCACGGATTCCCTCGGGATTGACCTCCGCACGGTACTCGGCTCCATGTTCGGCGCCAGGCTCGCGGGTGTAGCCAAGTCCGATACCCCGCAAGATTCCGGCAAGAAATAA
- the panD gene encoding aspartate 1-decarboxylase produces the protein MQLELLKSKIHRATVTDANLNYEGSITIARDLMDAANILPFEKVGVLDVNNGNRLDTYVIEGPAGSGVICLNGAAARLVQPGDLVIIVAYATMSEAEAKSWKPTVVHVNAKNEIV, from the coding sequence ATGCAGCTTGAACTCTTAAAATCAAAAATTCATCGTGCGACCGTTACAGACGCGAACCTCAATTATGAAGGCTCGATTACGATTGCGCGCGATCTGATGGATGCAGCCAACATCCTCCCCTTCGAAAAAGTCGGCGTGCTCGACGTGAACAACGGCAACCGTCTCGACACTTATGTTATCGAAGGCCCCGCAGGTTCCGGCGTCATTTGCCTGAACGGTGCGGCAGCCCGCCTGGTGCAGCCCGGTGACCTCGTAATCATCGTTGCTTATGCCACCATGAGCGAAGCAGAAGCGAAATCGTGGAAGCCCACCGTGGTCCACGTGAACGCGAAAAACGAAATCGTGTAA
- a CDS encoding SPOR domain-containing protein, which yields MAKAQKAYVAGNWKEAAAAYEAACPKEPDSVRAECYLWNVLALSQIGAAKEFSKAGKRLDSLINKTNPQKAVYADLMMTKAQFQLYMGRNEKAAEALIHAIETSQPHQAVVLKKVCAVVQSKVKNATLDETCKRLDEPPPQVEPAQQPSAPAEKAVQSVPEPEANTAQEAKKSDEAPVQATAAATKPAAPAPAVQPAKTENSKDNQEYWILQLGAFGVRSNAELLVNNLKKQGIKGSIEERQGETKTLFLVQTGKFETKEKATDYGAQKLAPLNVEFRAILKKSSK from the coding sequence ATGGCCAAGGCCCAAAAGGCCTACGTCGCCGGCAACTGGAAAGAAGCCGCCGCGGCATACGAGGCCGCATGCCCCAAGGAACCTGATTCCGTGCGGGCGGAATGCTACCTGTGGAACGTACTCGCGCTCTCGCAAATCGGGGCCGCAAAGGAATTCAGCAAGGCGGGCAAGCGTCTCGACAGCCTCATCAACAAGACGAATCCCCAGAAGGCGGTTTACGCCGACCTGATGATGACCAAAGCGCAGTTCCAGCTGTACATGGGCCGCAACGAGAAGGCGGCCGAAGCGCTGATACACGCCATCGAGACGTCCCAGCCGCACCAGGCAGTCGTCCTGAAGAAAGTCTGCGCAGTCGTTCAGTCCAAAGTCAAGAACGCAACACTCGACGAAACCTGCAAGCGTTTAGACGAACCCCCGCCGCAGGTCGAACCCGCCCAACAGCCCTCCGCACCCGCAGAAAAAGCGGTACAATCCGTTCCGGAACCTGAGGCAAATACGGCTCAGGAAGCGAAAAAATCGGACGAAGCACCCGTGCAGGCAACCGCGGCGGCGACAAAACCCGCTGCACCGGCACCGGCGGTCCAACCTGCAAAAACAGAAAACTCGAAAGACAACCAGGAATACTGGATCCTGCAGCTCGGCGCATTCGGCGTGAGGAGCAACGCGGAACTCCTTGTAAACAACCTCAAGAAGCAAGGCATCAAGGGTTCCATCGAAGAACGCCAGGGCGAAACGAAAACGCTATTCCTCGTCCAGACAGGAAAATTCGAGACAAAGGAAAAGGCCACCGACTACGGAGCGCAGAAACTCGCGCCGCTCAACGTAGAATTTCGAGCCATCCTAAAAAAATCGTCTAAATAA